CGCTCAAGGCCAACACCGACGACCCGTACAACGGCTTCATCCGGTACGTCTCGATCGCGCCGTCGGTCGCCCCGTTCGACAACGTGCACTGCCGCAACGCGGTGCTGTACGCGGCCGACACCACCGCCCTGCAGACCTCCCGCGGCGGCTCGGTCTCCGGCTCGGTGTACGGCTCGATGCTGCCCCCGAACATCCTCGGCTCCGACGACTACGACCCGTTCGGCCTGACCAAGGGCAAGCCGAACGTGGCCAAGGCCAAGGAGGAGCTGGCCGCCTGCGGCAAGCCGGACGGCTTCAGCACCACCATCGCGGTCCGCGGCAACAAGGCCAAGGAGGTCAACTCCGCGGTGGCGCTGCAGAACGCGCTCAAGGCGGTCGGCATCACCGTCACCGTCGACCAGTACGACGGCAAGCTGATCTCCTCGGTCATCGGCTCGCCCGACGTGGTCAAGACCAAGGGCTACGGCCTGATCGTGATGGGCTGGGGCGCCGACTACCCGACCGGCTCCGGCTTCCTCCAGCCGCTGGTCGACGGCCGCTTCATCACCCAGAACGGCAACAACAACTACTCCGAGATCAACGACCCGGAGATCAACGGCTGGTTCGACCAGGCCGCCCAGGAGGCCGACCCGGCCAAGGCCGCCGACCTCTACAAGAAGATCAACCACAAGGTCGTCGACGGCGCCTACTACCTGCCGATCGTCGCCGACAAGGCCCTGAACTGGCGCAACCCGCGCCTGACCAACGTCTACATCACCGACGCCTTCGGCGAGGTGGACTTCCAGGCGCTCGGCGTCTCCGACGGCAAGTGACCTGGCCCGCCCCTTAGTTCGCACCGCTAGTCCGAAGGGCAGGTGAAGGCCCTGCCCGGGCCGGCCGCGGCACCCCCACCGGGGCGCCCGGCCGGCCCGCGGCAGGGCCGACCGCAGTGCTCGTGTATCTCTTCAGGCGGCTGATCAACGTCGTCTTCATGCTGTTGGTGGTCGCCGCGGTGACCTTCGGCATCTTCTTCATGGTGCCGAAACTGACCGGGACCGACCCCGCGATGCTCTACGTGGGCAAGATCGCGGACAAGGCGGCGATCGAGGGCATCCGCCACAAGATGGGCCTCGACAAGTCGATCATCGAACAGTTCTGGCTCTTCCTGCGCGGGGTGTTCGCCGGCCGCGACTACAACGCCGGCGTCGACATGACCCACTGCGCGGCCCCCTGCCTGGGCTACTCGTTCAAGACCGAGCAGGCGGTCTGGCCGCTGCTGCTCAACCGGGTCGGCGTGGACGTCTCGCTGGCCATCGGCGCCTCCGTGCTCTGGCTGGTGTTCGGCACCGCCACCGGCGTCATCTCCGCGCTGCGCCGCGGCACCGCCCTGGACCGCATCACCATGACCGTCGCGCTGGCCGGCGTCTCGCTGCCGATGTACTTCACCGGCCTGGTCGCGCTCGCGGTCTTCGTCAACCAGCTCGGCTGGTTCCCCAACAACTACACCGACTTCACGGACGATCCGGTCTCCTGGTTCCAGGGGCTGGTGCTGCCCTGGGTCACCCTGGCCTTCCTGTTCGCCGCGACGTACGCCCGGCTCAGCCGGGCCACCCTGCTGGAAGTCCTCGGCGAGGACTACATCCGCACCGCCCGGGCCAAGGGCCTCAAGGAGCCGGTGGTCATCGGCAAGCACGCCCTGCGCTCCACGATGACCCCGATCCTGACCATCTTCGGCATGGACCTCGGCGCCCTGCTCGGCGGCGCCGTGCTCACCGAGAAGACCTTCAACCTGCGCGGACTCGGCTACGAGGCGGTCACCTCGATCCAGTCCAGCGACCTCCCGGTGATCATGGGCGTGACCCTGTTCGCCGCCTTCTTCATCATCATGGCCAACCTCGTGGTTGACCTGCTGTACGCCGTCGTCGACCCCCGGGTGAGGCTGACATGAGCAACACCGACCAGCCCGACCTGGCAGACAAGAGCTTCCTGTCCGTCCGCGACCTGAAGGTGCACTTCCCCACCGACGACGGGCTGGTCAAGTCCGTCAACGGGCTCAGCTTCGACCTCGAACGCGGGAAGACGCTCGGCATCGTCGGCGAGTCCGGCTCCGGGAAGTCCGTCACCTCGCTGTCGATCATGGGCCTGCACCGCACCGGCACCAAGCGCGGCGCCCCGCGGATCAGCGGCGAGATCTGGCTCGACGGCGAGGAGCTGATCACGGCCGGCCCCGAGCGGGTGCGCAGGCTCCGCGGCCAGAAGATGGCGATGA
The window above is part of the Kitasatospora sp. NA04385 genome. Proteins encoded here:
- a CDS encoding ABC transporter permease, encoding MLVYLFRRLINVVFMLLVVAAVTFGIFFMVPKLTGTDPAMLYVGKIADKAAIEGIRHKMGLDKSIIEQFWLFLRGVFAGRDYNAGVDMTHCAAPCLGYSFKTEQAVWPLLLNRVGVDVSLAIGASVLWLVFGTATGVISALRRGTALDRITMTVALAGVSLPMYFTGLVALAVFVNQLGWFPNNYTDFTDDPVSWFQGLVLPWVTLAFLFAATYARLSRATLLEVLGEDYIRTARAKGLKEPVVIGKHALRSTMTPILTIFGMDLGALLGGAVLTEKTFNLRGLGYEAVTSIQSSDLPVIMGVTLFAAFFIIMANLVVDLLYAVVDPRVRLT